GCGTCTGCGGCTTTTCGACCGTCAGATGCGAGGTCACCTGGCCGTTGCGGTCGACGTCGATGCGGACGTCGATGCGGCCGAGGTCGGCCGGATCGAGACGGATGTCGAAGCGGGTCTTGCCGCTTTTGGCGGACGCTGCGATCTCCACCGCAAGCCCGCTCAGCGGCACGGCCACCGCATTGGGAGCGGCGGAAACATTGAAATTGGTGCTGGAGGCGGAAGCCGGTGTCGCAGCTTGCAGCTGCGCGGGCAGTGCGGCGGGCGCCTGCAGGCCGGTGTCCGGCGCCGTGGTCGCGGCGGCTTCGCTTGAGGTTTGAACGTGGTCGCGTGCCGTGGCCGCCGCAGGCGTGTTGTCAGGGTTCGCAGCTTTGGCGGCGCCTTCGGCCGCGACCGCCGCGGCCGGCCTGGCGGTGGCGGTCGGCTGCGGTCCGGTGGTCGTGACCGCAGGACCCTGGGTGGTCACGGCGGTCGCGCCCGATCCGTCTGGCGGATCGGCGGCGTCTGATGAGTCGGTCGCGGCTTGGGTCGCCGTACCCGTCTTGGTGGTTGCAGCTTTCGCTGTGCCCGGAGCGGGGAGACCGACTCCGTTCGGCAATGACTGGCCGGGCGCCTGTGAATTGGTCTCGATCGCGCCTTGCGGAAGCGGCGGGCCGGTCTCGATGGCCGGCGTTTGCGCGCCGGCCTTGATGGCGGCTGCATCCTGCGCGGTCGACCCGGTGGCGCCGCCCGTGCCGCCCGTGCCGCCGGGTCCCGCCG
This genomic interval from Bradyrhizobium sp. NP1 contains the following:
- a CDS encoding flagellar hook-length control protein FliK, coding for MTGTTLDGLVVAIPFTVPGSTATNPAQGPTDSTGPLAIAKAAIAATAATTAAATTAAATTAPAGPGGTGGTGGATGSTAQDAAAIKAGAQTPAIETGPPLPQGAIETNSQAPGQSLPNGVGLPAPGTAKAATTKTGTATQAATDSSDAADPPDGSGATAVTTQGPAVTTTGPQPTATARPAAAVAAEGAAKAANPDNTPAAATARDHVQTSSEAAATTAPDTGLQAPAALPAQLQAATPASASSTNFNVSAAPNAVAVPLSGLAVEIAASAKSGKTRFDIRLDPADLGRIDVRIDVDRNGQVTSHLTVEKPQTLSMLQQDAPQLQRALDDAGLKMNGNGLQFSLRDQSSSGQNNGDGAGNAQRLVISEDDTMPPIAAGRSYGRMLSPSGGVDIRV